In Etheostoma cragini isolate CJK2018 chromosome 19, CSU_Ecrag_1.0, whole genome shotgun sequence, the genomic window TTCTCCATCACAGGTCccagtgtgtactgtacagttgAGAGTCACAGATCCTCCTGGCTGGATGCTCTCAGACGCTGACTGATGGACCGTAGCTTGGATCTTCAAACCTGAACCTTTCACATCGACAGTGGTGCCCATGACAAACTGAAACTCGTAGGCATAGATACTTACACAGTAGTAAGTACCTGAGTCAGAAATGCGTAACTCCGAGATTGTCAGGTCGTACTTTCCATTTTTAGATTCTAGTGTGAAACGTAGATCGTTCTTGAATTCATCAACAAATGTGCCATTTTTCTCATGCTTATAGAAGGTTGAGATGAGCCTTGGTTTCTGTCCCAGTGATTGCTTGTACCAGAAGAACATTGCTGCGCCATAATTCTTATAGAAACACTCTAATTTCACGTTATTGCCAACATTAGCTGATATAAAACCCATCTCCTGACGCACAGATGGAGACCTTTCAAGTTGTTGAGTAGATGCCGGAGCTGAATAGAAGAGAGACCAAGAAAGGACACAATTAATGCAatgacagatgttcagcattaTGATTTTAAATGATATAAGTGAAGAATATATTTGGAAGGATGCCAACACATCTACTTCACCAAATAACCAACTTACCTATTCTCCACAAGCAAAGACAGGTCAGATGCAAAGCCAACTTCAGAGATGTCATCGTGATGACAATGTCTTGATGAATGTGGAGGACCTTCATCCGTTCTCTACTCTCAAAGAGAGTGCTGCATTTGATTGGCTAACAAGAAGTGACACTGAATGTCCTATTTTGGAAACATATGTTCAGTGCACCCTCCATTCTCAATGTTGGTTTTCAAGTCACAGTTCTCTTCCAGAGATCACATGTCTTTCATTGACCGACATTGGCAGTAGAAAAAACTTTACTGGTTCAAACTGGTATTTAGAGAGAGCTTTGAGAACCCAGTGTgatcaaacagaaaacaaaattagaTGCATAGCAGACATTTAGTTAGATTAGTGTAGACAACT contains:
- the LOC117934807 gene encoding uncharacterized protein LOC117934807 — its product is MKVLHIHQDIVITMTSLKLALHLTCLCLWRIAPASTQQLERSPSVRQEMGFISANVGNNVKLECFYKNYGAAMFFWYKQSLGQKPRLISTFYKHEKNGTFVDEFKNDLRFTLESKNGKYDLTISELRISDSGTYYCVSIYAYEFQFVMGTTVDVKGSGLKIQATVHQSASESIQPGGSVTLNCTVHTGTCDGEHSVYWFKNLEESQPGLIYTHGGRTDQCERKPNTQTHTCFYNRPINNLSLSHNMTYYCAVASCGHILFGNGTKLESLNEVQSPKSLVNILSAALAFTTILVVLLSFSVYKVNKRNSCQCTECRTASNTANAEGYQDVDNLHYAALRDPRTNRSRKERDDTVSECVYSSVRH